In Labrus bergylta chromosome 11, fLabBer1.1, whole genome shotgun sequence, one genomic interval encodes:
- the LOC109990682 gene encoding glucose-6-phosphate exchanger SLC37A4 translates to MATKSYGYYRGTIFLAMFVGYTLYYFNRKTFSFVMPSLMKEIELDKDDLGMITSSQSLSYAISKFISGVLSDQISARWLFSIGLCMVGGINVVFSWSSTVIVFSALWFLNGLGQGLGWPPCGRVLRKWFEPSQFGTYWAVLSCSMNLAGSFGPIIATVLAESYSWRTILSVSGMICVAFSFVCLLLIKNEPKEVGLPNIEAAAIHSKEGSFSDKSTMSEFLLSPYLWLLSVSYLVVFGVKTACTDWGQLFLVQDKGQSTLMGSSYMSALEVGGLMGSLAAGYISDKAVATQGKRIYGNPRHFILICMMAGMYVSMYLFRVAVTPHSSTVWILSLGAAFGFFSYGPIALFGVIANESAPANYCGTSHAIVALMANIGGLLSGLPFSTIAKYHGWEMAFWIAEITCAAATIGFFLLRNIRTKMGHVSKKTE, encoded by the exons ATGGCTACGAAAAGTTATGGATACTACCGAGGCACCATATTTCTGGCCATGTTTGTAGGATACACACTGTACTACTTCAACAGAAAGACTTTCTCTTTTGTGATGCCCTCTCTGATGAAAGAAATTGAGTTGGATAAGGATGACCTGG GCATGATCACCAGCAGTCAGTCTTTGTCCTATGCTATCAGTAAGTTCATCAGTGGCGTGCTCTCAGACCAGATCAGTGCCCGTTGGCTCTTCTCCATTGGCCTCTGCATGGTGGGAGGTATCAACGTGGTCTTCTCCTGGTCATCAACTGTCATTGTCTTCTCTGCCTTGTGGTTTCTCAACGGCCTGGGTCAGGGCCTTGGCTGGCCTCCCTGCGGCAGGGTGCTGCGAAAG TGGTTTGAACCTTCTCAGTTTGGAACATATTGGGCAGTTCTCTCCTGCAGCATGAATCTGGCAGGCAGCTTTGGCCCCATTATTGCCACAGTTCTGGCCGAGAGTTACAGTTGGAGGACAATACTGTCTGTATCTGGAATGATTTGTGTGGCATTCTCctttgtctgtctgctgctcaTCAAGAATGAGCCTAAGGAGGTGGGGCTGCCCAACATAGAGGCAGCAGCAATACATAGCAAAGAAG GATCCTTCAGTGATAAAAGCACTATGTCAGAATTCCTTCTGTCACCTTACCTGTGGCTGCTATCTGTCTCCTACTTGGTGGTGTTTGGGGTGAAGACAGCCTGCACTGACTGGGGCCAGCTGTTCCTCGTTCAAGACAAGGGGCAATCTACACTTATGG GTAGCTCATACATGAGTGCCCTGGAGGTTGGAGGCCTTATGGGCAGTCTTGCAGCAGGATACATCTCTGATAAAGCTGTGGCCACA CAAGGCAAGAGAATCTACGGCAATCCTCGCCACTTCATCCTGATCTGCATGATGGCTGGAATGTATGTGTCCATGTACCTATTCAGAGTCGCAGTAACTCCACACAGCTCAACG GTCTGGATACTCAGCCTGGGTGCTGCCTTTGGTTTCTTTTCCTATGGACCAATAGCATTGTTTGGAGTTATAGCCAATGAGAGTGCCCCAGCCAACTACTGTGGAACATCCCATGCAATTGTTGCCCTGATGGCTAACA TTGGGGGATTATTGTCTGGCCTGCCGTTCAGCACCATTGCCAAGTACCATGGCTGGGAAATGGCCTTCTGGATAGCAGAGATCACATGTGCTGCTGCCactattggattttttttgctgCGCAACATTCGAACAAAGATGGGTCATGTGTCAAAGAAGACTGAATAA
- the LOC109990683 gene encoding glucose-6-phosphate exchanger SLC37A4 isoform X1, producing MATKSYGYYRGTIFLAMFVGYTLYYFNRKTFSFVMPSLMKEIELDKDDLGMITSSQSLSYAISKFISGVLSDQISARWLFSIGLCMVGGINVVFSWSSTVTVFSALWFLNGLGQGLGWPPCGRVLRKWFEPSQFGTYWAVLSCSKNLAGSFGPIIATVLAESYSWRTILSVSGMICVAFSFVCLLLIKNEPKEVGLPNIEAAAIHSKEGSFSDKSTMSEFLLSPYLWLLSVPYLVVFGVKTACTDWGQLFLIQDKGQSTLMGSSYMSALEVGGLLGTLAAGYISDKAVATQGKRIYGNPRHFILIFMMAGMYVSMYLFRVAVTPHSSTVWILSLGAAFGFFSYGPIALFGVIAHESAPANYCGTSHAIAALMANIGGLLSGLPFSTIAKYHGWEMAFWIAEITCAAVTIGFFLLRNIRTKMGHVSKKTE from the exons ATGGCTACGAAAAGTTATGGATACTACCGAGGCACCATATTTCTGGCCATGTTTGTAGGATACACACTGTACTACTTCAACAGAAAGACTTTCTCTTTTGTGATGCCCTCTCTGATGAAAGAAATTGAGTTGGATAAGGATGACCTGG GCATGATCACCAGCAGTCAGTCTTTGTCCTATGCTATCAGTAAGTTCATCAGTGGCGTGCTCTCAGACCAGATCAGTGCCCGTTGGCTCTTCTCCATTGGCCTCTGCATGGTGGGAGGTATCAACGTGGTTTTCTCCTGGTCATCAACTGTCACTGTCTTCTCTGCCTTGTGGTTTCTCAACGGCCTGGGTCAGGGCCTTGGCTGGCCTCCCTGCGGCAGGGTGCTGCGAAAG TGGTTTGAACCTTCTCAGTTTGGAACATATTGGGCAGTTCTCTCCTGCAGCAAGAATCTGGCAGGCAGCTTTGGCCCCATTATTGCCACAGTTCTGGCCGAGAGTTACAGTTGGAGGACAATACTGTCTGTATCTGGAATGATTTGTGTGGCATTCTCctttgtctgtctgctgctcaTCAAGAATGAGCCTAAGGAGGTGGGGCTGCCCAACATAGAGGCAGCAGCAATACATAGCAAAGAAG GATCCTTCAGTGATAAAAGCACTATGTCAGAATTCCTTCTGTCACCTTACCTGTGGCTGCTATCTGTCCCCTACTTGGTGGTGTTTGGGGTGAAGACAGCCTGCACTGACTGGGGCCAGCTGTTCCTCATTCAAGACAAGGGGCAATCTACACTTATGG GTAGCTCATACATGAGTGCCCTGGAGGTTGGAGGCCTTTTGGGCACTCTTGCAGCAGGATACATCTCTGATAAAGCTGTGGCCACA CAAGGCAAGAGAATCTACGGCAATCCTCGCCACTTCATCCTGATCTTCATGATGGCTGGAATGTATGTGTCCATGTACCTATTCAGAGTCGCAGTAACTCCACACAGCTCAACG GTCTGGATACTCAGCCTGGGTGCTGCCTTTGGTTTCTTTTCCTATGGACCAATAGCATTGTTTGGAGTTATAGCCCATGAGAGTGCCCCAGCCAACTACTGTGGAACATCCCATGCAATTGCTGCCCTGATGGCTAACA TTGGGGGATTATTGTCTGGCCTGCCGTTCAGCACCATTGCCAAGTACCATGGCTGGGAAATGGCCTTCTGGATAGCAGAGATCACATGTGCTGCTGTCactattggattttttttgctgCGCAACATTCGAACAAAGATGGGTCATGTGTCAAAGAAGACTGAATAA
- the LOC109990683 gene encoding glucose-6-phosphate exchanger SLC37A4 isoform X3: MATKSYGYYRGTIFLAMFVGYTLYYFNRKTFSFVMPSLMKEIELDKDDLGMITSSQSLSYAISKFISGVLSDQISARWLFSIGLCMVGGINVVFSWSSTVTVFSALWFLNGLGQGLGWPPCGRVLRKWFEPSQFGTYWAVLSCSKNLAGSFGPIIATVLAESYSWRTILSVSGMICVAFSFVCLLLIKNEPKEVGLPNIEAAAIHSKEGSSYMSALEVGGLLGTLAAGYISDKAVATQGKRIYGNPRHFILIFMMAGMYVSMYLFRVAVTPHSSTVWILSLGAAFGFFSYGPIALFGVIAHESAPANYCGTSHAIAALMANIGGLLSGLPFSTIAKYHGWEMAFWIAEITCAAVTIGFFLLRNIRTKMGHVSKKTE, encoded by the exons ATGGCTACGAAAAGTTATGGATACTACCGAGGCACCATATTTCTGGCCATGTTTGTAGGATACACACTGTACTACTTCAACAGAAAGACTTTCTCTTTTGTGATGCCCTCTCTGATGAAAGAAATTGAGTTGGATAAGGATGACCTGG GCATGATCACCAGCAGTCAGTCTTTGTCCTATGCTATCAGTAAGTTCATCAGTGGCGTGCTCTCAGACCAGATCAGTGCCCGTTGGCTCTTCTCCATTGGCCTCTGCATGGTGGGAGGTATCAACGTGGTTTTCTCCTGGTCATCAACTGTCACTGTCTTCTCTGCCTTGTGGTTTCTCAACGGCCTGGGTCAGGGCCTTGGCTGGCCTCCCTGCGGCAGGGTGCTGCGAAAG TGGTTTGAACCTTCTCAGTTTGGAACATATTGGGCAGTTCTCTCCTGCAGCAAGAATCTGGCAGGCAGCTTTGGCCCCATTATTGCCACAGTTCTGGCCGAGAGTTACAGTTGGAGGACAATACTGTCTGTATCTGGAATGATTTGTGTGGCATTCTCctttgtctgtctgctgctcaTCAAGAATGAGCCTAAGGAGGTGGGGCTGCCCAACATAGAGGCAGCAGCAATACATAGCAAAGAAG GTAGCTCATACATGAGTGCCCTGGAGGTTGGAGGCCTTTTGGGCACTCTTGCAGCAGGATACATCTCTGATAAAGCTGTGGCCACA CAAGGCAAGAGAATCTACGGCAATCCTCGCCACTTCATCCTGATCTTCATGATGGCTGGAATGTATGTGTCCATGTACCTATTCAGAGTCGCAGTAACTCCACACAGCTCAACG GTCTGGATACTCAGCCTGGGTGCTGCCTTTGGTTTCTTTTCCTATGGACCAATAGCATTGTTTGGAGTTATAGCCCATGAGAGTGCCCCAGCCAACTACTGTGGAACATCCCATGCAATTGCTGCCCTGATGGCTAACA TTGGGGGATTATTGTCTGGCCTGCCGTTCAGCACCATTGCCAAGTACCATGGCTGGGAAATGGCCTTCTGGATAGCAGAGATCACATGTGCTGCTGTCactattggattttttttgctgCGCAACATTCGAACAAAGATGGGTCATGTGTCAAAGAAGACTGAATAA
- the LOC109990683 gene encoding glucose-6-phosphate exchanger SLC37A4 isoform X2, producing the protein MITSSQSLSYAISKFISGVLSDQISARWLFSIGLCMVGGINVVFSWSSTVTVFSALWFLNGLGQGLGWPPCGRVLRKWFEPSQFGTYWAVLSCSKNLAGSFGPIIATVLAESYSWRTILSVSGMICVAFSFVCLLLIKNEPKEVGLPNIEAAAIHSKEGSFSDKSTMSEFLLSPYLWLLSVPYLVVFGVKTACTDWGQLFLIQDKGQSTLMGSSYMSALEVGGLLGTLAAGYISDKAVATQGKRIYGNPRHFILIFMMAGMYVSMYLFRVAVTPHSSTVWILSLGAAFGFFSYGPIALFGVIAHESAPANYCGTSHAIAALMANIGGLLSGLPFSTIAKYHGWEMAFWIAEITCAAVTIGFFLLRNIRTKMGHVSKKTE; encoded by the exons ATGATCACCAGCAGTCAGTCTTTGTCCTATGCTATCAGTAAGTTCATCAGTGGCGTGCTCTCAGACCAGATCAGTGCCCGTTGGCTCTTCTCCATTGGCCTCTGCATGGTGGGAGGTATCAACGTGGTTTTCTCCTGGTCATCAACTGTCACTGTCTTCTCTGCCTTGTGGTTTCTCAACGGCCTGGGTCAGGGCCTTGGCTGGCCTCCCTGCGGCAGGGTGCTGCGAAAG TGGTTTGAACCTTCTCAGTTTGGAACATATTGGGCAGTTCTCTCCTGCAGCAAGAATCTGGCAGGCAGCTTTGGCCCCATTATTGCCACAGTTCTGGCCGAGAGTTACAGTTGGAGGACAATACTGTCTGTATCTGGAATGATTTGTGTGGCATTCTCctttgtctgtctgctgctcaTCAAGAATGAGCCTAAGGAGGTGGGGCTGCCCAACATAGAGGCAGCAGCAATACATAGCAAAGAAG GATCCTTCAGTGATAAAAGCACTATGTCAGAATTCCTTCTGTCACCTTACCTGTGGCTGCTATCTGTCCCCTACTTGGTGGTGTTTGGGGTGAAGACAGCCTGCACTGACTGGGGCCAGCTGTTCCTCATTCAAGACAAGGGGCAATCTACACTTATGG GTAGCTCATACATGAGTGCCCTGGAGGTTGGAGGCCTTTTGGGCACTCTTGCAGCAGGATACATCTCTGATAAAGCTGTGGCCACA CAAGGCAAGAGAATCTACGGCAATCCTCGCCACTTCATCCTGATCTTCATGATGGCTGGAATGTATGTGTCCATGTACCTATTCAGAGTCGCAGTAACTCCACACAGCTCAACG GTCTGGATACTCAGCCTGGGTGCTGCCTTTGGTTTCTTTTCCTATGGACCAATAGCATTGTTTGGAGTTATAGCCCATGAGAGTGCCCCAGCCAACTACTGTGGAACATCCCATGCAATTGCTGCCCTGATGGCTAACA TTGGGGGATTATTGTCTGGCCTGCCGTTCAGCACCATTGCCAAGTACCATGGCTGGGAAATGGCCTTCTGGATAGCAGAGATCACATGTGCTGCTGTCactattggattttttttgctgCGCAACATTCGAACAAAGATGGGTCATGTGTCAAAGAAGACTGAATAA
- the trappc4 gene encoding trafficking protein particle complex subunit 4, whose amino-acid sequence MVIFSVYVVNKAGGLIYQYDNYTPRAEAEKTFSYPLDIVLKHHDEKVVVSFGQRDGIRVGHAVLSINGADVIGKNTAEGKDILEYLKDPSNYPVSIRFGRARLSSNEKLMLASMFHSLFAIGSQLSPEVGSSGIEMLETDVFKLHCFQTLTGIKFIVLADPRQSGIDALLRKIYEIYSDFALKNPFYSLEMPIRCELFDQNLKSALEIAEKAGNFGAGS is encoded by the exons ATGGTGATCTTCAGTGTGTATGTTGTGAACAAGGCTGGAGGTTTAATTTACCAATATGACAATTATACCCCGAGAGCCGAGGCTGAGAAAACATTCAGCTATCCTTTAGATATAGTACTTAAGCATCACGATGAAAAGGTAGTCGTTTCATTTGGACAGCGAGACGGAATAAGAG TGGGCCATGCAGTGCTGTCTATAAATGGAGCTGATGTGATTGGCAAGAACACGGCAGAAGGAAAAGACATCCTTGAATACTTAAAGGATCCCTCTAATTATCCAGTGTCTATTCGTTTTGGACGAGCACGCCTGAGCTCCAATGAAAAACTGATGCTGGCATCTATGTTCCACTC GCTGTTTGCTATTGGTTCACAGCTGTCTCCTGAAGTTGGCAGTTCAGGGATTGAGATGCTAGAAACTGATGTCTTCAAGCTCCACTGCTTCCAGACTCTAACAG GGATAAAGTTCATTGTGCTGGCGGACCCTCGACAATCTGGCATTGATGCGCTGTTGAGGAAAATTTACGAAATATATTCCGATTTCGCCCTCAAGAACCCATTCTATTCTCTGGAAATGCCAATAAG gTGTGAACTCTTTGATCAGAATCTGAAGAGTGCACTGGAGATTGCAGAGAAAGCTGGCAACTTCGGAGCTGGATCTTGA
- the rps25 gene encoding small ribosomal subunit protein eS25 gives MPPKQDKKKDTGKSKKDKDPVNKSGGKAKKKKWSKGKVRDKLNNLVLFDKATYEKLYKEVPNYKLITPAVVSERLKIRGSLARNALQELLAKGMIKLVSKHRAQLIYTRNTKGGDEEAAAPEKA, from the exons ATG CCTCCTAAGCAAGACAAGAAGAAGGACACTGGGAAGTCCAAAAAGGATAAGGACCCAGTCAACAAGTCCGGAGGCAAGGCCAAGAAGAAG AAGTGGTCCAAGGGAAAAGTGAGGGATAAGCTCAACAACCTGGTGCTCTTCGACAAGGCGACCTATGAAAAGCTGTACAAAGAAGTTCCCAACTATAAACTTATCACGCCTGCTGTTGTGTCAGAGAGGCTGAAGATCCGTGGTTCCTTGGCAAGGAATGCCCTCCAGGAATTGCTTGCAAAAG GCATGATCAAACTGGTGTCCAAACACCGAGCACAGCTGATTTATACCCGGAACACCAAGGGTGGAGATGAGGAGGCAGCAGCACCAGAGAAAGCATAA